The uncultured Trichococcus sp. DNA window TTGATTTCTGTTCGTACCGCACTTATTGCTCTTGCATATGGCGTCTATTTTTACTTGTTCGGAAAAATCACTAAGGGACTACCTGATCGAAGAACTGTGGTCCGGAATACATCGTCAGTTTTGGCTTTGTTGGCGATGATCAATGATACAAAAGTAAAAGACGAGAAGACAGCTTTTGCTTTTGTGGATGAAGGTAGTTTTGGTGAAAGTGGTCTCGAAGCAATGCTTACGCCCAAAAATAAGAAAGCAAAGATATTTTATCTGGATTGCGTAGGTGCGGATGCACCGCTGCATGTCATCGGAAATGATATTTCTAAGGCGAAATTATCGGAAATGAGTATTGATCATCAGTCATCGGACGAAAAAATCAATTATATCTTCAGTGCAAAAATATCGGAAAAAGAGCAAAAAACGCAATTTCATCTGGATAAATCGGAGTTGAACAAAAAGAATTTAAATATGGAAAATATCACAAAAGTTATGGAATTGTGCAGATAAATGCTGTGCATTCTCCAAAACAAAGGAGGATTATTAATGTTAGGGATTATCGTTGCGACACATGGAACGTTAAGCGATGGACTTAAAAATTCGGCGGAAGTGATTTTTGGGCCGACCAATAATATCAAAACAGCGAACTTGAATCTGGGAGATGACGTGCAGGCGTTAGGCGCAAAAATTAAGGAAGCCATCCATGAAGTAGATCAAGGGGATGGGATCATTGTGTTGGTGGATCTGGTGAGCGCCAGCCCATATAACCAATCGGTGCTTGTGACGAATAGTCTGGAGAAACCACTGCAAGATTCTGTGCACATCATTGGCGGAGTAAACCTTCCGATGCTGTTGGAAGCAATCAACCATCAATTGATCGGAACACCGGTTGATCAAGCTGCTAAAGCAGTTATTGCACAAGGAAAGAGCAGCGTCAGTGATTGGCATGTATCCATGGTTACAGAAGATGATGAAGATGACGATACTTTTTAAGAAAAAGAAATAGAAAAGGGGAATGCTGAATGAAGTGGGGATTTAGATGGTACGGAGAAAAGGGCGACACGATTCCATTGGATCATGTTCGCCAAATCGCTGGAATCAACGGTGTTGTGGGAACTTTGTTGAACAAGCTGCCTGGGGATGTATGGGAAGTTTCTGAAATCCAAGAATTGAAAGAGTCCGTTGAAAAAGGCGGTCTGGAATTATTGGGGATCGAGAGTGTTGCAATCCATGATGCGATCAAAGCAGGAACGCCTGAACGCGATCAATACATCGAGAATTACATTACGACAATCAAGAACCTGTCCGCATGCGATGTTCGCATGATTTGTTACAGCTTCAAGCCGATTTTTGGTTGGGCAAAGACAGACTTATTCTATGAAAACAAAGATGGCAGCTTCTCGCTTGTATACGATCAAGCTGTCGTGGACAAGATGGAACCGGCTGATATGTACAAACTGATCCACAGCCAATCAAAAGGTTTCAGCCTGCCTGGTTGGGAAGAAGAACGCCTGAATAAATTCGGCAAATTAGTAGAAATGTACGAAGGTGTTACAGAAGAAATCTTATTTGAAAACTTGAGCTATTTCTTGAAAAAGATCATTCCGGTCTGTGAGGAAATGGATGTCAAGATGGCTATTCACCCGGATGATCCACCATTTGAACTGTTCGGCTTCCCTCGTATCACGAAGAATTTGCACGATCTGAAAAAGATCCTTAGCATTGTTGATTCTCCATACAACGGACTTACGCTCTGCACAGGGTCCCTTGGAGCTGAACCAAACAATGATATGGTTGAAATCATTCATGAAGTCGGGAACAAAATCAACTTTGTTCACTTCCGCAATGTCGAATTCTTGGGAGAACGTAAATTCAGGGAATCCGCACATTTGACCACGGATGGTTCATTGGATATGTATGCAATCATGAAAGCTTTAGTGGATGTCGGGTTTGATGGAGTTATCCGTCCCGATCACGGACGTACTGTTTTTGGCGAAGTCGCAATGCCTGGTTATGGATTGTATGACCGCGCGATGGGCATTG harbors:
- the uxuA gene encoding mannonate dehydratase, whose translation is MKWGFRWYGEKGDTIPLDHVRQIAGINGVVGTLLNKLPGDVWEVSEIQELKESVEKGGLELLGIESVAIHDAIKAGTPERDQYIENYITTIKNLSACDVRMICYSFKPIFGWAKTDLFYENKDGSFSLVYDQAVVDKMEPADMYKLIHSQSKGFSLPGWEEERLNKFGKLVEMYEGVTEEILFENLSYFLKKIIPVCEEMDVKMAIHPDDPPFELFGFPRITKNLHDLKKILSIVDSPYNGLTLCTGSLGAEPNNDMVEIIHEVGNKINFVHFRNVEFLGERKFRESAHLTTDGSLDMYAIMKALVDVGFDGVIRPDHGRTVFGEVAMPGYGLYDRAMGIAYLQGLHEAIMKAKE
- a CDS encoding PTS sugar transporter subunit IIA, producing the protein MLGIIVATHGTLSDGLKNSAEVIFGPTNNIKTANLNLGDDVQALGAKIKEAIHEVDQGDGIIVLVDLVSASPYNQSVLVTNSLEKPLQDSVHIIGGVNLPMLLEAINHQLIGTPVDQAAKAVIAQGKSSVSDWHVSMVTEDDEDDDTF